A genomic window from Streptomyces sp. WMMC940 includes:
- a CDS encoding chorismate mutase, translated as MPATDTAARPDTAARPDTGARTDEAADLISGARDRIDSLDDRIIGLIQERMAVSAVIQEARITSGGRRVNLSREMEVLGHYREALGKPGTALAMTLLELCRGRV; from the coding sequence GTGCCCGCCACCGACACCGCAGCCCGTCCCGACACCGCAGCCCGTCCCGACACCGGCGCCCGCACCGACGAGGCCGCGGATCTGATCAGCGGCGCCCGCGACCGCATCGACTCCCTCGACGACCGGATCATCGGGCTGATCCAGGAACGGATGGCCGTCTCGGCCGTCATCCAGGAGGCCCGGATCACCTCCGGGGGCCGCCGGGTGAACCTCTCGCGCGAGATGGAGGTGCTCGGTCACTACAGGGAGGCGCTCGGCAAGCCGGGGACGGCGCTGGCCATGACGCTGCTGGAGCTGTGCCGCGGTCGCGTCTGA